GGAGAGAACCATGCAGGTAGCCCCGGAGTCCCTTCCAGATTCGGTCACCAGATGGCTTAGTCGAGAGATCAGACTTGAAGTCTTTGGCCAGCTGGGGAGACAGGACAAACAGCTCCGTCTCTCTGGAGTCGACGGCGTTAGCGAGCACCTGGTTGACGTGCGCGTCGGCGAAACCGTAGCCGATGATGAGCAGCCTTCGCTTGCCTGATGTGAGAGCGTGCTCGAATAGCCTCCAGTACGCAGCGAGAAGCGGCTCTGATGCGATCTGCTTGATCTTCCCGCGCCCGATCACCATCCGTTGCGTCCCATCAGAGCTGTACCAATTCGAAGACCCGTGAAGCTTCACATACAGGAATCGGTGCTTGTTCAGCAGTCCGGCCACGTCCGGAGCATTCTTGGGCAGCGTGCGCCCATGCTCGTGCTCGAGTTTCTGAGATGAGAATGTGCTTGAAAACCACTCTGAGTGATGCGGGATACCCGCGACGGCAGGTCGCTCGCCGTTGTAGTAGTGGCGCTCTAGGAACAGATCTTGATTGAGAGTGAAGAACAGACCAGCACCGCCAACAGGTCCCGCAAACCGGCCAATGAGTCGCTGAACCTCGTAGATGTTGACAGGACGAGGGCCCGATGCGGTGAATCGCCAGTCCCGGAGGGTCTTGTCGACCGATTCGAATGCGTCCGTCACGGCAGCGTGAATTGCCATGCGATCTCCAGGACAGAATCTCTCCTCGGTGACGACCGTATTGTACGCACGCTCGAAGTTCTGGTCTTGAAGCAGCTCTTCGCGTACGCGCTTGGCACCTTGACCCGCTGGGTGGTTGAAGACGAGACTCCACAACTCCGCGGCCAGCGGCGCCCCAAAATTGTGAGTGAATCCCGCCCCGGTAAGCAGGATACGGTCCGCAATGACCATCTGATGCCGCTCTAGCGTATCAGGAACCGCAGCCAATGCGCGATGGGCCGTCGTCGCGGTGCTGTAACGTCACCCCCAACAGGGCACCGGCCGGCCGCCGTAGATCCACCCCCGTTCGCGCTCATCGCAGCCGCGATTCTCGGGGACCGCATTGACAGCGACCGCAGGGCTCAGCACCCGCAGTGTGCTCTCAGGGCTTACCAAGGCCCGGTTGGTGGACCTTGGCCGCGAGTTCGGGGTCGCGACGTCGCCTCGCAGGAGGAAGGGCGAACAGGTCGAGGCGCTGGTGGGCTCGGGGCAGGTGCGTTTCCGGCCGCTGCTGAAGGTACTGCTGCGGGACGAGCTGAAGGCGACCTGCCGCGCCCATGGGCTCGACGACAAGGGCCGTGCACGAGTGACGCTGGCAGACCGGCTGCTCAA
The Pseudomonadota bacterium DNA segment above includes these coding regions:
- a CDS encoding SIR2 family protein, whose amino-acid sequence is MVIADRILLTGAGFTHNFGAPLAAELWSLVFNHPAGQGAKRVREELLQDQNFERAYNTVVTEERFCPGDRMAIHAAVTDAFESVDKTLRDWRFTASGPRPVNIYEVQRLIGRFAGPVGGAGLFFTLNQDLFLERHYYNGERPAVAGIPHHSEWFSSTFSSQKLEHEHGRTLPKNAPDVAGLLNKHRFLYVKLHGSSNWYSSDGTQRMVIGRGKIKQIASEPLLAAYWRLFEHALTSGKRRLLIIGYGFADAHVNQVLANAVDSRETELFVLSPQLAKDFKSDLSTKPSGDRIWKGLRGYLHGSLLDAFPADQSTSPLAREIESRFFSG